The following DNA comes from Mycobacteroides immunogenum.
AAGACAACGCATGAAAGCCGAAGTAGCGCAACAACGTCTACTGGTCGACCTGGCGTCGGTAGACGCCGAACTGACACGGGTGGCGCACCGGCGCGCGAACCCGCCCGAGCGTCAGGAACATGGGGAACTGCAGGTGCAGCAGCGCACCATTCTCGACGAGGTGGGCGCCCTTGCCATCGCTCTGGAAGACCTGGACGAGCAGGTTGCCAAATTGGACGCGGAGGTGACCGCCGTGCGGCAGCGGGAAGACCGTGACCGGTCCCTGCTCGCCTCGGCGAGCACCAACCCCAAGGAACTCACCGAGATTCAGCATGAGCTGGATACCCTGGAGCGCCGTCAGTCCAGCTTGGAGGATTCCGAACTGGAGCTGATGGAGCGCCGCGAAGAGCTGCAGAAGCAACAGGCGTCGGCGCAAGCCAACGCCGACAAGGTCGCCGAGCGGCTGGCGGAGATCGAACGGATCCAGCGGGCGGTCGCTATCGATACCGATGCCGAGGAGAACCGGATCCGGCAGCGCCGCGATGGGTTGTCGTCATCCATCGACGGGGTTCTGTTGGAAGCCTATGAACGCCAGCGTCGTTCGGGTGGTCCAGGTGCGGGGCTGCTGCAGGGCAACAAGTGCGGCGCATGCCGCATCGAGCTGGACCGTGGTGAACTGTCCAGGATTTCGGCCGCCGCCGCCGACGAGGTGTTGCGGTGCCCCGAATGCAGCGCGATCCTGGTGCGCCCGTGAAGGTTCTTGTCGAGGCCGATGGTGGTTCACGTGGCAACCCCGGATTGGCTGGATACGGCGCGGTGGTGTTTTCTCCCGACCGCCAGACGGTGCTGGGGGAGGCCTGTGAGGCCATTGGTCATGCCACCAACAACGTCGCCGAATATCGGGGTTTGATAGCGGGACTGGCCGAGGCGGCGCGTGTGGGCGCCACGGAGGTGAGCGTCTCGATGGATTCCAAACTGGTCGTTGAGCAGATGTCCGGCAGATGGAAGGTCAAGCATCCTGACCTGATCACGCTGTACCAGCAGGCTGTTACCGCGGCAATGCAATTCGATTCCGTCGACTACAGATGGATTCCCCGGGAACGCAACAAGCATGCCGATCGGCTGGCCAATGAGGCAATGGACCGGGCCAGCGGTATCGAGCCCAAGGAGCCGAAGAAGCCCAAAGAGGCCAAGGAAAACAAGCCGGCCGATACCGCGCCGGGCTGGACCGGGGCCCGGGGCAAGCCCACCCGGATGTTGTTGCTGCGCCATGGGCAGACCGAACTTTCGGTGCAGCGCCGTTACTCCGGACGCGGCAACCCGGAACTGACCGAACTGGGCCGCGAACAGGCCGCGCGGGCGGCACGCTACCTGGCGAGCCGCGGTGGTATCGCGGCGGTGATCAGCTCGCCGCTGAGCCGGGCCAAGGAGACCGCGGGGGCGGCTGCTGCCGCGCTGGGCGTCCCGTTGACGGTCGACGACGATCTGATCGAGACCGACTTCGGTAAGTGGGAAGGTTTGACATTCTCCGAGGCTGCCGCGCGCGATCCTGAGCTGCACCGCCAGTGGCTCAGCGATACTTCGGTGACTCCGCCGGAGGGCGAGAGCTTCGACACCGTGCATCACCGGGTACGGCGCGCGCGCAACCGAATCATCGCCGAATTCGGCGGCGCAACGGTTTTGGTGGTCTCGCATGTCACACCCATCAAGACGCTGCTGCGCTTGGCGCTCGATGCCGGACCCGGGCTGCTGTACCGACTGCACCTGGATCTGGCCTCGCTGAGCATTGCCGAGTTCTATTCGGACGGACCGGCATCGGTACGACTTGTCAACGAAACCTCCTATCTGACTTAGGATGTCGCTATGGCTTCTCGCGATCACGGTGATCCTGGCGATGCACCCACCATCGCTCCACCCCTGACAGAGGTGGCCAACTCGGCCCGGCCGTCTGCCGCGGAGGAGGCCAGGACGGTCGCCGCGTCCACGAATACCGCGACGCTGGCAAGCCTGTCTGCCGACGGCGACCCATGGGCCTCGTTGGTCACCTATGGACTGTTGGACGGTGCACCGGTGTTGTGCGTCTCGCAGATGGCCGAACATGGACGCAACCTGTTGCGTGACGCCCGGGCCAGCGTGTCCATCGTGGCGCCCAACCCGCCCGAGGACCCGCTGGCCAACACCCGGATCACTCTTGCGGGCAGGGTCCGCCGACCCGGCCCCGATGAGTTGCCGGCCGCGCGTGCGGCCCACATCGCCGGGGTGCCTGCCGCGCGCTTCTATATCGACTACAGCGATTTCTCTGTCTGGATCCTGGACGTCGAGCGGGTGCGCTGGGTGGGCGGCTACGGCCGCATGGATTCGGCCACAGGTGCCGAATACGATGCCGCCGAACCCGATCCGGTTTCGCCCCACGCGGCTGGCGCGATCAAACATCTCAACGATGATCACGGGCAGGCGCTGCTCGCCATGGCTCAGCAGTTGGGCGGATATCCGGATGCCACGGACGCACGTTGTGAAGGCGCGGACCGCTATGGGCTGGATGTCCGGGTCGGCACGCCGCGGGGCTGGTCGGTGACGCGAGTCGGCTATGTGGAGCCGATCGACGCGATTGATCAGCTCCGGGCGGCCACGGTGCAGTTGGCGCGGCTCGCTGATCCGCGCGCTTAGCGCGTTGAGATGTCGATGTCCACTGATCGGCAAGATTGTGGATAACTTGCCCAGTATCCGAATGGTTGTGGATAACAACGAAAGCTGGACCACATCGAACTGATGTGCGAGTAGCGTCGGTGGTGTGTCAGAGACCGATCCCGCCGTCCGCGCGGCCCGGCTCGTCGAACGAATCGGCGAGCTGGAGCGCGTGAAGGCTACGGCCGCCGCGGAGCAGGCTCGTGCCGCGGTGTTGCTTGACCGGGCGCGCCGCGAGGACGAGGCCGCCAACGGGGTGCCGCTGCGGCGGCAGGGGACGGGGGTCGCGGCGGAGGTCGCCTTGGCGCGACAGGATTCGCCGGCGCGCGGCGGTCGTCATCTCGGCTTCGCGAAGGCTCTGGTGAACGAGATGCCACACACTCTTGCCGCGCTGCAGTGCGGTGCGCTGAGCGAATGGCGTGCAACTATTCTGGTACGTGAAACCGCATGTCTTGCAGTCGAAGACCGACAGAAGGTCGATGTCGAGATGTGTGCCGATCCGTCTCCGCTCCGTGGCTTGGGTGATGCCCGGCTCGCTGCGGACGCGAAGCGCTTGGCATATCGACTGGATGCGGAGGCCGTGGTGCGGCGGGCGCGCCGGGCGGAGAATGAACGCCGGGTATCCATCCGTCCGGCGCCGGACACCATGACGTATCTGACGGCATTGCTTCCGATGAA
Coding sequences within:
- a CDS encoding zinc ribbon domain-containing protein is translated as MKAEVAQQRLLVDLASVDAELTRVAHRRANPPERQEHGELQVQQRTILDEVGALAIALEDLDEQVAKLDAEVTAVRQREDRDRSLLASASTNPKELTEIQHELDTLERRQSSLEDSELELMERREELQKQQASAQANADKVAERLAEIERIQRAVAIDTDAEENRIRQRRDGLSSSIDGVLLEAYERQRRSGGPGAGLLQGNKCGACRIELDRGELSRISAAAADEVLRCPECSAILVRP
- a CDS encoding bifunctional RNase H/acid phosphatase — translated: MKVLVEADGGSRGNPGLAGYGAVVFSPDRQTVLGEACEAIGHATNNVAEYRGLIAGLAEAARVGATEVSVSMDSKLVVEQMSGRWKVKHPDLITLYQQAVTAAMQFDSVDYRWIPRERNKHADRLANEAMDRASGIEPKEPKKPKEAKENKPADTAPGWTGARGKPTRMLLLRHGQTELSVQRRYSGRGNPELTELGREQAARAARYLASRGGIAAVISSPLSRAKETAGAAAAALGVPLTVDDDLIETDFGKWEGLTFSEAAARDPELHRQWLSDTSVTPPEGESFDTVHHRVRRARNRIIAEFGGATVLVVSHVTPIKTLLRLALDAGPGLLYRLHLDLASLSIAEFYSDGPASVRLVNETSYLT
- a CDS encoding HugZ family pyridoxamine 5'-phosphate oxidase: MASRDHGDPGDAPTIAPPLTEVANSARPSAAEEARTVAASTNTATLASLSADGDPWASLVTYGLLDGAPVLCVSQMAEHGRNLLRDARASVSIVAPNPPEDPLANTRITLAGRVRRPGPDELPAARAAHIAGVPAARFYIDYSDFSVWILDVERVRWVGGYGRMDSATGAEYDAAEPDPVSPHAAGAIKHLNDDHGQALLAMAQQLGGYPDATDARCEGADRYGLDVRVGTPRGWSVTRVGYVEPIDAIDQLRAATVQLARLADPRA